The sequence below is a genomic window from Setaria italica strain Yugu1 chromosome IV, Setaria_italica_v2.0, whole genome shotgun sequence.
ACCCGTTTGACacagatgtactccctccatcctgaaaTACAACACATCATACAGAGTTTAGAACATATTAGTAGAGTAGCAAAAGACGTATATACCCTGAGTTAATGATAGTTGCAGATAGAATAgaacttatttttataataatccACCAATCATTCATCCTTATCTTGTTAATTATAGAAAGAATTAAATGGTAATGATCCAAATGTGCCTACAATACCTTGTATTTGAGGGTAAATTTTGAACTCTTGTATGCCTTGTATTAcaagacggagggagtatcatgTAGTCCCTCCATCCCCAAAAGAATGATGTTTTGGCATCATGTAGTCCCTCCATCCCGAAAAGAATGATGTTTTGGccttcaaaatttatcccaaaAAGAATGATATTCTAGGATTTAAATTTTATGCACGTATAATTTGGCTCGTtgatctcatgcatgcatgattaaatggaaacatattttctCATTTTCTATATGCAAACTGAAATAACTAAGGGTACATGTGCCTTGATATGTCTGGAAAATCCAAAAAATCATTCTGACAATCCATAAAATCATTCTTtttaggacagagggagtatgtgaCAATAGAAGTGAAGAGTTAAGATAGAAGAGGGTTGTTGGTGGTAAAAAAGAGTCCGAACAGTAGAGGGTTGCTTTTGGGTAAGGCACTTGTCCAGAAGAGCTTGTAAGGAACTGAGTGGCTTGAATGTTGTATCTTGGTCGAACCATGTGCCACTTTATTTATATCCTCAGGGAGCAGGACCTTTTCGTGCAAAAGGCCTACATGCCCTCGATAAAGCGCCCGTGGGTTCGGGCCTGGCGTGAGGACACCCCCAGGGTAGCAAGGTCAACAACCCCCCCTCGAAGTACGGAGACCCTCCGTACTTAGGGCTAATGTGGTAGCTTCGTCCGGAGACCTTCTGTGTTTAGGGCTAACATGGCAGCTTTGTACTAGGAGATCACGCGGGACGCCCGTTACGTACCGAGATCATGTGTGGGGTGGACCTTTGCTCCCTAGGCGACCGCGGGGGGTGGAGCCTTGTTCTTCACCCCCACACTTCTGGAAACATATGACCCCCGAACGGGAGTGAGGCTCTCGAGGGCCCTCCTCTGGACCCGGAAGGGCGCCGAGCCTTCCGAAGGGGTCCCGTCCTTCCGATAGGGCGACCTACCGTGACAGCGTGCGTGGGGCATCAAGGGCTTCTAGCTAGTAGGGGGACTTCGGAGGGACCCCGCTGATCCTGGAGGACCTCCAGAACCCATGGTCCTATGGGTTCCCTCGGGCCGCGACCCATGGCCGATTCCCCAACAAAGGTATAAGAAATTCACATTATCATTGGTAGAGGATCATGCATCCAGATATATAAATCACATTATGTGTATGGATGATAAAGAACATGTACGAGACATTCATATTGATAGGCATTTTTGGATCAGATTCAAAACGTACGGACATACACGAGCGGGGATGGATAAGATCATACTCCCGCCGTTTCAAAtggtaggttgttttagctttttttttaagttcatagatattattatgcatctgaGCATAGAcgatatctaagtgcataacaaaaattatgcacTTAGAGAATCTCCAGTTGTCTCCCAATATGTTTCCTAATAATTACTcgctccattctcttttgatagtacTATTTTCTCATACCGCAGTGACCAAGAAAAACAATCCTACCTATCATCCTACTTATCATCCATTTAATCATATTATTAATTAGTCCTCGTAAACAAGCAAATCATTAGAGCCTATATTTCTTGATGCCCATGTAGCCAATCTCGGTTGGAAGAACGAAGAGTCACGCATCAGACCGAAGACAACCATTAACTGGATGGATAGTTGGACTGAAATAAGACGATCAAAAGAGAATCTTTCAGATTTGAAAATATGCCTATCAAAAGCGAACAGATGGAGTACTTAATAAGGATATCTCAATATCACTTTTACCGTTATCGGAAGAGTTGCTTTTATAGTCTTCCAATAATCTCAGCCCAATCCAACTATTGTATTGGAAGAGTCACAACTACTCCTTTATTTAAGAAGAATTATagtgaattattgggttgtctTAATACTTATCGGGAAAGTTAAAAGGAAGACTGTTGGACCCAGGaaatctttacctattattaaagcaagtaacgtctCTGTCTGGATTTTTCGtccgtcgtggtcattttgcaaaaaaaaccctgacgtttcgtgaaatcaacccgcagtccactTTTGAAGAGACGGGGGGCTCGGTTGCTAAAAAGTGCAAAGGGAGGGTGTTAAAGGTGAAACGAGTAACGTCTCCGCCACGTCCGTCATCCTATTTTTCAGAAAAACCCCTGAAGTTTttagaaatcaacccgcagtccatatTGTAAAGAGAAAGGGGTTCGGGTGATAAAAGGAGAGAAGAGGGGGAGGTTCCTCGAAATAGTGGCAGCATCAGTCCCCACCCGATTACTGCGTCAGCCACCAAGAAATCGCTAGGTGCACCCGGTAAGTGCACACGTCTTTTTACCTAAAGCCCTTCCCTTGTCCCAAAAATTCctcaaaaattctcaaaaatactaaataatatcctatgcctGTCCACGgctttcttttctatttttcatcTCATATGAGCTCTATTTTTCTGTATCACTGGAGCAACGTGTGAGCGGGTCCATATCCAACCGCGCGGAGACCGCACACGCAACAAACTGCCGGAGCAACGTGATAAAAATGTTACGCAACATGATAAAAAATATGGTGCGCTATATGACACGATAAAAAACATTGTCGCTAAGTAACGTCGTttcgccgtagcaacgcacggtcATCTTGCTAGTAAgaataagaaagaaaaggaaacgtgGGCATACGCGTCGCAGTAAACTTGAGGGAAAAGGCGGCCGGTCAATTCATCGCTCGTTGCGAGTCAAACACTCTCACTCGACTGTCGACACTCGTTGCCAGTCAAACACGATCTCTAGACGAATTGGATTTCCGAGCTAACACAGAAGCAAAGCTTCCGAACAAAGTGACACATTGGCCAAGCTTGCATTAACAACTCGATCAATCAGACAAATCACTCATCCAGATCCAGTCTACCTGCCGCGGAGCGATGGAGGGTGACCGGAGCAGCAGGAGATGGCTCTTCGTGTCGCCGAACCCGGCCGTCGCGGCAGCCGGGGAGCGGAGCGTACAGCCGTACCTCCTTGACATCCACGGCTGCCTGGACGAGCGCGGCCCGCGGCCCGTGATCCCGCTCAGCATCGGGGACCCCTCCTCGGCCCCCTCTTACCGCACCGCTCCCGAGGCGGTGGAGGCCGTCGCCACCGCCCTCCGCTCCGGTCAGTTCGACGGCTACCCATCCCGCGACACAAAATTCTCAGCTTGCCGGTCAGTGCTCATCCCCCTTGTTCGTCTCGCTACTGTTACAGTCTTGGAGCTATAATGGCGCTTGAATGTCTccgaaatatatatataaaagaatTACATAGATTGATAGTGTATTATAGCTTTTGCTAGATTCATTACATTCATGTAATATTTAATCATCATTATGTGAAATGCCATATTCTTATAGAAATTACTGGTCCAAGTATCATTGTGTAGACTATGCCAATGCTCTAAGCAATGTGCCACTAATGAGTAATGACTACAAATATCGGTATAATATATTGTTTTTGGGCGCCACACTGTATGAGCTTGGAAAACAGCAAAGATGTATCCAGCAGTTACATTAACAGGGTCCTCATGAGGGCAGCTTTAATAACCACTAGCATTTATTTCAACATATTTGTAAAATCTACTAAATTATAATCTTACAAAATACGTTCTGAGAAACAATCTGCACATATAATTTTCATAAGAGTTGCTGCTGTCTTGGTTCCTTGTCCACCTTGTTCACACATATGAACCAGTTCATGAGAAACGTATTGTCTCATAACAGCATACTGAATTCTTCATCTACATATAATAATTTGTTAAATCTTGTATGTACACGTAAGACATATTTCTTTTGTCAATACTTACTTTCTGCTTAAATCCAGAGCTGTTGCAGAGTACCTATCCTGTGGTCTCCCTTACAAGCTTTCCCCTGATGATGTTCTGCTCACTTCTGGATGCACCCAAGCAATCGAGACTGTGATGTCTGTTTTTGGCCAACCAGGTGTCAATATATTGCTCCCAAGGCCTGGTTACCCAAAACATGAAGCGCACGCTGTGATTCATAACATGGAAGTACGCCATTATGATCTTGTTCCGGAGAGAGGTTGGGAAGTTGACTTGGAAGCTGTTGAAGCTCTTGCAGATGAGAATACTGTTGCAATACTGATTATTAATCCCAATAACCCTTGTGGCTCTGTGTATAACTATGAGCATTTGTCCAAGGTTAGTAAGGTGTTTTATACAATGCTGGTTGCTAGGTAGCCTTACATTATTCGTGTAATTATGCTTATTATGTGCCTGTATCTGACTTAGATTGCAGATACAGCAAACAAGCTCGGTATGTTAGTCATCTCAGATGAGGTCTATGGGAACCTTGTCTATGGTAGCACTCCTTTTGTGCCAATGGGTGTTTTTGGGGAGACTGTTCCAATACTCACTCTTGGAGCTATATCAAAGAGATGGGCTGTACCTGGCTGGAGATTTGGCTGGATAGCAATTTGTGACCCAAAATGTATTCTGAAAGAAACCAAGGTGATTTTTCACAATCATTTATGCATCTTTTTTGTCTTAAAACTTTGTCAGTGGCACTGGTGGCCTGACGTGGTACAGTTATTTTTCAGTTCAGGTTTCTGTGTTTAGAGAATTCATATTTTTCATATGACATTTATTTGCTACTGGAACGTGAGATGTGAGTTGTGAGGACCTCTTAGTCTACTCTGCTTGTTCTTCTGATCTAGAAGTTACCATTGTAATTAGTTTCCCTATGTGAAAAGGAACCTTAATTGTTCAGATATATTCAATATTTTGAATGCAGCAAGGATTCAGATATATGTTAAAAGATATATTCTACATATAGATGTGTAAAGAATTGCACATTTGTATGTTTTATAATTTGAATTGTTTAGATATATTCAATACTTTGGATGCAACGACGATTACAGATATAGGTTATTAGATGCATTCAACACCACAGATGAGCAAAGGATTGCACATATGTATGCCGTGGCAAAATTTCTTTATGCAAATCACTGCACATGTTGAGATAGTTACAAAAAGGCTCAAAGATAACTCAAAGACATGCTTACAGTAGAGGCATGAGGGAGTTGCAAGCCAGAGTTAGAAAAGATCATATCTATCATGTTAGTGGTTGGCAATATGGTAAAAATAAAACCCCAAGAGCTCTTAGTGTAGTTGTCTTACCCCATTTTTCGGTTGTGGATACATATTGTGTTGACAGTGGTTGATGTGTCAGTAACATGCCTATTTTGGAGATAGCGCAAGCTTATCTGCGCAGAAGCTTTTGTGTTGTTCCTAGAATTAATTTTCTTTGTGATATTGTTGTTTCCATGTGACTCAAGGAATATCTTTGCTAACTATTTGTACTAAATTGAACTGTAATTCTAGGTTTCTAATTCACTGAGAAGCTTCAGAATGCTAACAGGAGATCCTGCAACATTTGTTCTGGTTAGTCTTTGGGTTACCAATATTGAATTCAGCTAGATGATCTTGAGAGAGCTGTTTTTTCTGTTGCTTGGCTCTAGCAATATATTCTATAGATATGCAAGTTGGTAGAccggaattttttttttattttgaaacaGCAAGactatactaagaattttttattttatcattTATCTCTTCTTAGAATCTTTTTAGAGgggttttgtttttatttcacTTCTTCACACTTGTGTCAAGCGAATTTGACGATTTTAGGCCACCGTTTGGTTCATGACTAGTATAATTGTATGCACCTGACTTTCTTATTACTTTGTTACATCTATCACAGTCACATGCTGTTTCCTACATTTTACCAACTTTGGTAGTCAATTTGGCCTACACAAATGTGGGCTCATCATACTTTggcaaggaaaaagagaagCTTCCACAGAAATTTGTTGCATTGTACTAAACTTTCTTTTAGGAACTGAGCTTAGATCAGTGTGGTGCGAGTGTGCACCCCAATTGACAAGGTTTAGGTCCAATTCTGCTCAAAGTTGGGTGCTTTCTTCTTCTAAACGGCTTACTTACCAAGTTTCTGCTAAGTTACCAGAACAAATTTGTATATCTGCCACTGACATCTCAACTTATTTTTCGATTTCCATTCTTGGCTTGATGCCTTAGGCATCTGAATTCTGTGCCCAGGTTTTACTTCTTCAGCAAGTTCATATTCTGACTAAAGCATTCTTATGAACCCTTTTCTGTAGGTTTCAGTAGTCACTGTGGTGTGTATAGTATTGGCATGATTATTTCGATGTATTGAAAATATTTCATTGTCTATGTTGTGTGGAAGATTTACCCATTATAAATTAATATTATGAAAATTATATTTCACCCCTTTGGTCATGCCTCACAATAAAATATGACGTAGTACACTACCTGCTAGGCCTTGGATGGTGTGACAAGGAGCCTTGTGTAATGTATGACGTTGTAGTGTTGTCCTGCCAAGCAATACTTGTTAGCGtggcaaaaaaatattatttacaAACATATCAGGTGATTATTTTAAAAATAGTTAGTTTATAACAGGttaaaaattaaattttttcATCAATTCATCAGGGAGCTATTCCTCATATTATGAAGAAAACAAATGATGAATTCTTTAGCAAGATTATCAAGTTGTTAAAGGAGGCTGCAGAAATATGCTACAACGAAATAAAGGAAATCAAGTGTATTACCTGTCCCCGGAAACCAGAGGGGTCATTTTTTATGATGGTAAGACAAACAGAACATACTTTTTACATTGCTTGAAAGAAACTAGGCTTCTGACAACCTATTCTGCAGGTGAAACTAGAGATATCACGGTTGTCCGACATTAGTGACGACTTGGATTTCTGCAGAAAGTTGGCAAAGGAGGAATCAGTCATTGTATTGCCTGGTATGTGGTAGAAGGGCTAATAGTTTTTCTACATCAAACATCAAATACATGCATATTTGCAGCATATATTGTGTAGACTGTAGAGCTGCATATTTATGCCACTCATCAGAGAATGTTATAAAAAGAATGACAGTCAGTACTTGATTGATCACTCACCATCTGCTTTTAGTGGTTATATATAGCCTAATCAGCACATTATAGGCCTATGTAACTGACTGGTGGTAGAGCACTGCTAGCAAAAAGTATGCGTAAAATGACTGGCATTAATTTATTTGAGAGAGGCTCCAAAATGACATACTCTCATTTTTAactaaaaaaaaaggcaagtgCACCGTTCTGTACTATATGTGCACCCCAAACACTAACAAGAAATTCTGACTGATTTTGCAGGGACTGCCTTAGGCATGGAAAACTGGTTGCGCATCACCTTTGCTTCGGAACCACCAAAACTGAAGCAAGGCCTTGGAAGGTTTAAGTCCTTTTGCCAGAGGCATGAGTCACAGGTCAACTAGGGATATTGGCGCGCTCCGCCGTGCTAGTATAGCAGGCGCGTGGAAATAAATAAATGAGCGTAGACGTGAAGGTATTTTGCAGCTATATAGAGACGATGGGTTGTTGTCTTGTCACACTTCATATTTTTACTGTAAGTATGGTTTAACTTGAAAAATAGAAATGAACATTTGCTGGTACATTAATCATTCCATTGGAAGAGTAATGATTAAGATACATGTGATACAGAAAAAAGTACgcaataatatttatgaacgcCTCCCTCCTTCATCACAATATCTTTTGGGATAAAAACCAATCTGCTGACAGCCAGACATAGAAAACAGAACAAAGGATTTCATTCCAGGACAACAACTCAAACGTTGAGCACACAAAAGAGTTATAGTGATTTTCACACCACTATGAATGAGTAACGTTTGTTGAAATAAAGACATGCAACCATTGCATTTTGGTAAGCAGTACAAACCATTTTGTCAATTGCAGATGGAATCTATTAGATATTAGAATGGAAAGGTGGCTTCTCTTGGACATTGACTACCGACATGAACAACCATGCACCATGAATCAACTCTGAGCGGAACATCGAGCAACATGCAGCT
It includes:
- the LOC101758101 gene encoding nicotianamine aminotransferase B, with product MEGDRSSRRWLFVSPNPAVAAAGERSVQPYLLDIHGCLDERGPRPVIPLSIGDPSSAPSYRTAPEAVEAVATALRSGQFDGYPSRDTKFSACRAVAEYLSCGLPYKLSPDDVLLTSGCTQAIETVMSVFGQPGVNILLPRPGYPKHEAHAVIHNMEVRHYDLVPERGWEVDLEAVEALADENTVAILIINPNNPCGSVYNYEHLSKIADTANKLGMLVISDEVYGNLVYGSTPFVPMGVFGETVPILTLGAISKRWAVPGWRFGWIAICDPKCILKETKVSNSLRSFRMLTGDPATFVLGAIPHIMKKTNDEFFSKIIKLLKEAAEICYNEIKEIKCITCPRKPEGSFFMMVKLEISRLSDISDDLDFCRKLAKEESVIVLPGTALGMENWLRITFASEPPKLKQGLGRFKSFCQRHESQVN